Genomic DNA from Corylus avellana chromosome ca4, CavTom2PMs-1.0:
TCGCAGATAGGGTCAAAAAGATGGTTTGGAAATGGTGACTTTTAGGTTCTTTCTATGGGGTTTTTATTAGGCCAGCCACTTAGAGATCAGGGAGGTTCACaagattagggtttagggtagATATGTATGAGGGAAGAGATGGGATCCAAGGGAATGCTCTTGCCCATTTGACATAAGCCCAACAAGCATGCCCAGCTAGTTACGACGTCATTACTTCAACTATAAGTCCATTGAGACAGGGGGACCCAGGCCCAACCTACCCCCAATCCCCACGTGATTCACAATATCCCGAAAAACGACGTCAGTTTTGCGTAAAGGCAATTATTTGCTTCCAGTAGAAAGTAACCACAAACCCCAAGGCCAAGGCTGCATCTGAATCTCCGATGGGTGTCACCGGCCAAATCATCGACGGAGATTCCGAGTCCACCCTCCTCCTCTCGGCCCCCACTACAACCACGTCCGCCGCCGCCACACCCGATAACAAACTCCCAAAAGACACATTCCACTTTGCCTACATAATCTACTTCACGCTGGGCTGTGGGTACCTCCTTCCATGGAACGCCTTCATCACGGCCGTCGATTACTTCGACTACCTCTACCCGGAAGTCAGCGTGGACCGTATATTCGCCGTCGTTTACATGGTGGTGGGCCTCGTCTGTCTCCTCCTCATCATCCTTTACTCCCGCAAGTCCCACTCCTTCGTCCGCATCAACGTCGGCCTCGCCCTCTTCATCCTCGCCCTCCTCGTTGTCCCCGTCATGGACCTCGTCTACATCAAGGGCCAAGTCGGCTTGTATAACGGCTTCTACGTCACCGTCGCGGTCATGGCTCTCTGTGGCCTCGCTGACGCGTTGGTCCAGGGTGGTGTCATCGGGGCCGCCGGTGAGCTCCCCGAGCGCTACATGCAGGCCGTTGTTGCTGGCACCGCCGCTTCAGGTGATCATTCAACTCTTTCTATTAGTTTTGATTTTCAGTTCGTTATTGGAAGCTGATCGAAATggttttttgtgtttaaattggGGCTTTCagatcctttttcttttcttaatttgagGTTTCTGTGTTTAAATTCCCTAATTTTGTGTATACTCGGAGTGAGAAAACACTATCCGgttaatagaaaatgataaaatttaatcgtttaattgATATTCTAAACACCTAATGTACAAATTCATACAATTTCTCAAATTGTTGACCGCAGGGGTCCTGATTTCTCTTCTACGGATCATAACGAAGGCCATGTACCCACAGGACGCCAATGGCCTGAGAAGCAGCGCAAACCTGTATTTCGGTGTTGGTATCGTGGTTATGGCTGTATGCATTGTGTTTCATAATGTAGCACACAGGCTTCCGGTTATAAAGTACTACAACGAATTGAAAGCTCAGGCTGTAAacgaggagaaagaagagaaaggtCCCCTCACGGGGCCTGTTTGGAGAGCAACCTTGTGGGGTATCGTAGGAAGAGTGAAGTGGTATGCACTTGGCATTGTCCTCATCTATATTGTGACTCTCTCAATATTTCCCGGGTATATCACAGAGGATGTGCACTCGGAGATTCTCAAGGACTGGTACTCGATCCTCCTAATCACCGGCTACAACGTGTTTGATCTGGTCGGAAAGTCTCTGACTGCAGCGTATCTCCTTCAAAATGAAAAGGTTGCCATTGGTGGCTGCGCTGTAAGATTGCTGTTCTTTCCTCTCTTCTATGGGTGCTTGCATGGTCCCGCATTCTTTCGAACGGAGATTCCAGTGACAATCCTGACTTGCCTTTTGGGGCTTACCAATGGCTACTTGACTAGCGTGTTGATGATTTTGGCTCCCAAAGTTGTCCAATTACAACATGCAGAGACTGCAGGGATTGTGTTGGTGTTGTTCTTAGTTTTTGGTCTGGCTATTGGTTCAGTTGTATCTTGGTTTTGGGTCATCTGattttgaagcaatttgtaTGACAAAGGGGGTTGGAATGAGTTCCTCTGGTGTTCACATTCTGTAAAGCCTTGTAAACTTAATTGTTAATGATAGTTTTTCCACCATTCATATGGGTTATTTTCACTGTTTCCTCGGCTTGTTTCGAGATATCAATTACCTGTTTTAATTAGTCTTGAATGTGGTAtagtcatttttgtttttgagccCATAATGGTTGAGTTATTTTGTAGACACTGGAGAAAGTCCGTACTCTTATCATTATGACAAAATTGTGAATTTTAGTGTAGAAGTTCTAATATCCTTTATACACACAAAACAGGGTTCCATTTTGCATTTAGGGCATCAACCGGGAATACATCAAGCAAGAATGGAAAGTTCATCTTCAAATGATAGACGATACAGGTATGTATAATGTATTATCTTCTCATACTTGATTCAGAAGAGCAGAAGCAGAACATTTTCGTTTAAATCTAGCTTAAGTATGACCTCAAAGGCTTTTAATGCCATTAAATATGAGATCAGCCGACAGCCAGTTCTGTCATCTTAACTAACCTATCACCTCTATGCCTTCTTCAGTTAAGAGGTTGACTACATTAGATATAAATGTTGTTGGAGTTACAAGCAGTGAAGCTGCTTCATTTCCTAAGCtttttttaattgggttttCATTGAATCTGTATATAATCTTGAATTGACTTAATTAAGAAAGTTTTACTCTCaaaccaaacttttttttttttttttttaactgcaaAATTTAAAGGCCAAATGGACTCTAAAACCGTTCCTTCTCCACCTTCATGAGATGGATTCATGTTCACTGCTATCACGAGGTGGTGGTTAGCAATCAATCAGCGGATAATTATCTGAAAGCAAATATTTTGTGCCGCGTGATATTCTCTGTGAGATAATGCGATCCGTTGCAATGAGCGCACGTACGAAGTCACATTCTGGTGTCTGTAGTTGTCCACCATCatattattctctctctctctctctctttctctctctctctcgctggCCTGGAGCCGCCTGGAGCGAGCAGATTCtctcttcattaaaaaaaaataataataaataaataactatttctttaaacgcagCTGACACgtatttagagagagaaagagagaggcgTGTTTGCTTTGAGACACGGATTCATTGCCATTGAAGTCCAAGTTAAGTGAACCATCCCAAACTGGAAAGTGACACTGCCAGGGCAACCacccacaaaacaaacaaagcaaattCCCCAAAGGCCCTGACCCAACCGTCGTAAAAACGGCGTCGTTACCTAGACATCCAAAGCCCAATTCCGTCTTTTCGTAGTGACGCGACGCCCAAGACCCCCTTCTCGGGCCATTTTGGCATTATCGTCGTCTAACTACTCTCGCAGCTCAGTCCGTGAAACCACTCTCTCACTTGCTCGCTCACAACCTTCTCCAATCTCCAAACCTTTTTCGCCGAAACGTTTGGTCTTGACCGACACTAAAATGCACCGGAGAACAGAGAACCAAACCCGGCGCTGCTGTGGCTCAGAATGATCTGTCAACGATGGAGCTAAACGAATCTCAGGCGAAGCCACCCGAGGAGCCGAGCCGAACCATGCCCTTCCACATCGACCTCAACGAGCCACCTCTCTCCGCCGGAGACCTTTCTCCGGCGCCTCCAAGCCCTGTTAAATCTGCTGGAGCCAGCAGAGGCCGCGCCGTTCTCCTCGACATCAATGCGGCGCCGCCGAGCGAGGCCGAGGGCGATGAATGTGTCCAGTCGATGAGTTCTGGGTATGGAATTTCTTGAGACTTCTCTGagttcaagtttttatttttattttatatatattttttttaaagcttggCATTTCGCTCTGAGCTGCTTTACTAGTTCGTTTGTGATAGAGATAGAGGCATACACATTatgctttgtttggttgctgagaaagtgCGGGCAAATGATAGAAATTTAACTTTGGTACATTTTGCTCAACTTGCGGGACGCCAGAGAAGAAAAATTCTCCAATAAAccttattttgtttaatttctcgTTGGGGATATAGTGAAGTAGTTAACACATTTAGCATGACCTCGCGTCGCTTTACGTAGCTCAATTCAGCTAAGCAGGAGCTCATCGTCATAATCCATACGTAAGAGAACCTAAAAATGTTACTTTTGGCTTAGCTGAGGTGATTTTTTTATATCTGTATATATTCTATGAGAATTCAAGAGCAACGAAAGAACATGAATTTCGAAATCCttgatttccttttcttctctctcttgtctctctctttattttttcttttttttcctaagcaaccaGACAAGGGGTTGTTGATCCTGTTGCTACTTAGTACTTTGTATGCTAGGCTCGAATTTTAGCATTAGCTGATTTTATTGCTAGGTTTTGTGAGAAAGGCCACTTTAGATTAGCATGCATTACACCTAGCGAATTTACTGGATGGCAGAGTCAGAGCGGCCTAGTTGCTCAAATTATTACCTTCGCATGTCTTATTTGATGTATAATGTAGTGCtctagaaaaaaatattagacaCGTGCTGATGAAAGTTAAAGAGTTTTGTGAAAATTAAACAGGTTGATTGTGAATAGCCATCCTTCAACTTCGTTCTTAGTACAATATAATTGTAATTCACTAGTTATTCCGCATGCTCGCCAAATCTGAAAAAACTTGGGACATTTCTGATATAGTGGTTGACCTCTGGTGGAAATGACTTCTCATGAACATGATCATATACTGTGGGAAGCatacaaaatcaaaagaaatgcCTTTGGCATGGGCTTTTGACTGCTGATCCAATCTTAATGCTTGGAATGCCGCATTTAGTTAGCCTTTTCTGACTTGCTTGTTTGCTGCAATAGGATTTTATGTTGCTGGTTAATACATAGTGTATATATTTTCTACGTAGtctttatttaaagaaaaaaaacatccAAGTCCTTAAATGATTGATGGGTTGCATGTCTTGTGGTTTGTAGAATGCACGTAGTGCGTGATACTTCTTTTATTGGAAACCCATTAAATGAATTTGATCTTCTGAAGACATATGGCAGTGTGAGACACATTGTTAGATCAGATTTTAAAGATTCAGTGCGGCAGAGACTGAATTTTGCTGGAAATTTTACTGAAACAGATCTAGGCTCCAAACTAAAAGGGAGGCTTTGGGCTAGCAGTGCTACACCCCATAAGATACCATTCCAGAATCCAAGCAAGGTATATATGCAAGAGCTGAGAGAATTTATCGCTGAAAATCATGGCATACTGGGAGATGGTTGGTATGTGGAATTTAACCATTGTCAGAATGGAAACAAAATCTTTCCAGTTTACTGTTCCCCGGATGGAAAAAAGTTCTGTTCAATGTTTGATGTTGCCTGTCATCTTGGGTTGGTGGTAGACTTCCATTCCATAGAATCTGAGGGCACAAGTGATAGATTTGCTTTTGTGAGGAAAAGATTGCATTTATGTAGGAGAAGAGAGTCTTTATATTCTAGAGCGAAGAATTCCAGAAAATGTCAAGAAACTTTGAGAAGTTCTTGTGGAGATTTCTCATTAGGCATTGGGACTGACATTACTCAGGCCTGCAAATTGGAGAGTAATGTGAGAACTACACAAGCTATGCCAGAGGATAATGGGGGCTATAGCCTCAAGCAACTTCAGGTAATTCTAGACCAATTTATCTTTTCACTGCAGgaaacattattttcttttgttctttctaatTCATGTTTGTATTTATCATTGTGTTAGAATTATGATGCTTATATTGGTAATTTTATGGTTTCTTTAACATTCTCTCCGATGCCATTTTAGGGTGAGTTTCCAATTCAGTTTGAAGACTTCTGTATTCTTTCCATGGGGGAGGTTGATCCACGACCCACATATCATAATACTAGCCAGATCTGGCCAATAGGCTATAGATCAAGTTGGCATGATAGGATTACCGGGTCTCTTTTTGTATGTGATGTCTTGGATGGTGGTGAATCTGGTCCAGTTTTCAAGGTTCAAAGATTTTCGTGCTCCATGCAGCCTATCCCTATTGGATCAACAGTCATCTACAGGCAAAGCTTTGACTCAAATAATACTAGAAGTGATGATTCATCCGCTTTTGGTGCAATTGATGATGAGGATACAGATATTCAGATGATATTTTTGGATCATTGTCCTCCACGACTCGATCACAATATGTTATCAGAATCTGGgaaaaattcaaatgaagttTTCAATTTTCAGACTATGAATAATTTGCAATCTGAGTCAAATTGCCTTACACAAAGTCCTAGGAAATGTACAGTTGACAACTCTGAGGTGATAGATAATATTGGTGAATTCTTAGTAGAAGGGAGATCATCAATTTCAGTATGGAGAAGGGTATCTCAAATTCTAGCAGATGCTTGCCGCAATGTGTACAAGCAGACTGGTTTATGTAAGTTTCAGTGCAAGGATGCCTTCCATGGAATGTGGTCATCATGCTTGCTCTCTGATAGCATAGAAGCATCTGATTCATTAGCAAAGTTCTGCCATCTCTCTGGCCCTAGGAACATCCGATGTTGTATTCAAAGTGATAATGAGCTTATTACTACTTGCGAAGCACTGGTGAAATGGTTGGACCAAGACAGATTTGGACTAGATACTGAATTTGTGCAAGAAATTGTAGAAAAGCTTCCTGGGGTAGATGCCTGTTCAGAATATAAGTCCCTGAATGAAAGAGGTGACATTTCAAAATCACACACTGTTGGAAGTGGATTTCTTCTGGTCAAAAGGAAGAATGGCATACAGGGTGAGAAAAAAGCAGATTGTTTTCTCAAAGGTTGTAAAAGTTCTTGGAAGCAGGTAGTTGAAAAATCTGTCATGAAAGATTGCTGTCCTCCTGGCAAGCCAGTTAGCTTAAAGCTTCCTGCAGATTCAATTGGTGATGTTCTTCAGGTATAGGCTATCGCTTTTGTTAAGTATCATGaaacttaaataaaattaatggaGTGTTATTGTTTTAGGTTTGTATATTTACTGTATTCTGTTCCACTTGTTTAGTCTTGGGAGTTACTATGCCGTTTTTCTGAAGTTTTGGAGCTGGAGGAACCTTTATCATTCAACGAACTTGAAGGGGAACTTGTAAATGGCTATTCATTTGTTAGTAGGAGAGCTTTGACAAAGGTCCACTGCTCACTGCTAAAAGTGCTTCTAGGTGAACTGCAGTCCAAGGTTGCAGCATTTGTAGATCCTAATTCTGATGTTGCAGAATCCAAGCTTAGACggggaagaaagaaagatgcaGAAAACTTGATTTCTGATAAGAAAACCATGCTTGACATGCTCCCAATTAATGAGCTTACATGGCTGGAACTAGCTCGGAGGTACATTTTAACTGTTTTATTCATGGATGGTAACCTTGAGTCTTCAGGGATCATTGGCCATGAGAGTTACAAAGTGTTGCAGTGTTTGCGAGGTGATGGTGGGTTACTCGGTGGTTCAATTGCGGGTGTGGCTGGAAGAGAACCACATGCACTGGTAAGATTTGCCCTTTATTCTGTAAtctatttgcaatatttttttcatttcttgatTTTCAAAAGATAATGTCTTTAAACATAAGAAAAGgcaattcaataaaattttcatgcTTATTTTCTCTAATATTTTAAATGCAATCCCATCACTTAAATACCTAGTCCTGTAATTTGTTACAATAATATTCAGTTTTTAAGATTGTGGATAAGTAACCTGCCTTATAAGCCTGGTGGAATAGTTAAAATCCAACCATAAAGGTATTAGCTGTAAAATTGCAATTGTGAATTTGAAAATGAAGATGAGCTTTGATTAGCTTGCACTTACATGACTAAATGTGCATGATAACCATTGAAGTTAGTTACTTATATGGTTTGTTTTGACATTTGTTCTTTCTTTACTTTCTTTCTCCTTACATTAACCTCATaatctcttttcctttctttcataTCGTTTTTAGTACATTCAATGTCCGTATGTCTTCTTGCAATTTGGTAAAATCTGGGTTCAGTCTTGGTTTCAGGTTCATGATCctatatttactttatattgtATAAGATGCTTATTCGATAATGATGCCCTAATTGTTGTGATTCTCAGCTGCTTGCAGAGGCTAAAAAGCAAATCTTTGGTTCAGCGGAGAATGTGGATGATGGTTTAAGTGTTGAACACAACAAATCTGATGCAAGTGGTGGTTGCAAAACACCTAAGTTGAATAATGGTGAAATTCTTGAGTGGGCACAAGCGCTGGAACCAGTTAGAAAGCTACCCACTAATGTTGGAGCTAGAATTAGAAAGTGTGTTTATAATGCTTTGGAGAAAAACCCGCCAGAATGGGCAAAGAAGTTACTGGAGCATTCAATATGTAAGGAAGTCTACAAGGGAAATGCTTCAGGGCCTACCAAGGTGCTTACTACCcatatatttttatgagaaaattttggaacaTGTTATCTAGAAATTTTATCTAATAAATTAAGATGAAGAGTTTATGTTTCCATTGTGTCCAGCACAACTACTTTCTGCGTATGCCATATAGTAAGACAAGTtggtcaaaattttcaaatctgGTTGGTCAATGTGGCAACATTGAATTCACTAAGCTACAGCTATAGGAATGATAAGATGTTGCCTTATTAGCAGGATCATGGATTTCTCTTTACAAAATGTCTTATCGCTTCTTCTAGTGGCATCTTCCCCTGTAACTTTGGTTGCGGTAGACTATAAATCAGCTCCCCATGTTATATGTTAGTCATATTGACATTGGTACCTCCAATAATTCACTGCATTTTAAGAATTTCTTGTTCTCATTAACTGTCAAGGTACATCTCATTGTTAAGCTAAAGTCATTTATTAGAAACCTTATGCCACACTTGATTACAGAGAGCTGTACTCTCGTTACTCGCTGAGGTGTACGGTGAAAACCTGCGGCAGAAACCTAGTAGAAAGAGGAAAAGCAAATGTGTTAACACTTTATCCGATGCGATTATGAAACAATGCCGGAAGGTGCTTCGCCTTGCTGCCACTGcagataaaaaaatggttttttctAGTTTGCTAGCAGGATCACTTAATACTTCTGATAACGATGATGGGGGGCTTCTTCAATCTCCTTCAATGTTATCACGTCCTTTAGACTTCGGAACTATTGATATGAAATTGACTTCTGGGGTTTATGGTGGATCACATGATGCCTTCCTTGCGGACATACGAGAGGTTTGCTCTCTAACGCTaaatttgttttgctttttgatctacaatatttttattcttttattttttatttttatttcctgCTATTGTGTAATCCTTTCCCTATATGCTTATATGTCAGCAAAATgctgttgttattttttaagtaatgcaaattcattaaaagttAGTACATaagaatggtgttgtatgtgtaagaagaatgggGAGTCCATTGACCACCTTTTACTTCACTGCGAAGTCGCACGAGAATGGATTTACGTTCTTTCTCTGTTTGGGGTAGAGTGGGTTATGCCGAGACGGGTGTTGGATTTGTTGACTACCTGGGGCACTGTGCTCGGAGGTGGTTCTGCTAATTGCAGAAGCTTCTGCttaacacaatatatatatatggatagtGCATGTTTTTACTTATGCAGATTTTCTGAATTCacgttcttctttttctttctattatgGGTTCTCTTTTATACTccatgtgtactagggttgcgctcctctgcactttattaatgatatgaaattatttatcaaacaaaaaaaaaaatgacataggTTTTGAGGATCAAGAGAGAACATTGAAGGAGATTAAGTCCTTAATCTTTTTAACTTTGTATCATTGGACAGCTGCTTATCATTCTCCTTTgacaattagttatagtgattttcttgttctttttgcttcttctagTTAGGTGCTTCCTTTTACATACTTCTTATGTACTTAGGGACGCCTTATACTTTATGtgtcgattacttataaaaaataaaataaaaaatattccaTTTTCTCATACGAAATACTTTTTACTTTCCAAGCTCTGCCCCTGGCACTTGAGCACCACCACAACATgaagtaagtttttttttttttttatccttgaATCAGAAATTGATTaggttaatattttattggCCAACATCTTCAATCCTCCTCCCATCACAGAAAAAACACCACAACACATGAGGcaattctttattcttttttctttttttttcccccttttggAGAGAGGGAAAGATCACAATCACatgaacaagtttttttttattctttttatcagAAACTTATTTGGTTGGTTTCTTGTTGGGCCAAAAGTTTCTTATGCTTTATCATTCAGAGGAACAGCTTAAGATAGATCTTTTTGTAGATGATACAATCAGATTTGAAGGTCACAATCTCCTTATCTTCTTTTGGCAGGTTTGGCATAACATTCGAACTGCTTGTGGCGATCAGGCACATTTGATCCATTTGGCTGAAacgttatcccaaaaatttgaAGTACTTTATGAAAAAGAGGTTGGTACCATTCTGCATCtctcccttcttttcttttcagttgTCTTGATGTTTTAGCTTTCATGTCTTAATGATCCTTATTCAAAGCCACGACTTAACAAAACTTCCTCTATTGCTCCTCATTATTTAGGAGTTTCCAGTATTTCAAGTGCTGGGGCAAAGTTATGACATGAGATATCATATATTGTTCATTTCTATAACGTAAATACTTGGTGggaatcaaatttgaaaataagaaTTGAGAATAAAAGATGAATGTTCGTTTGTTCTATAAGATGTTACAAACATGtacttatcaacaaaaaaaaaaaaagatgttacaAACGTGTGCTGATtctttttagcctttttttttttcttttacttcatTATGGTGGGGCATAAGTCATGCAATCAGAAGTGAGGTTGTTCTTACTCTTGAATTCAGAATTTTCAACATTAGGAAGGTAATGATTTTGAATCTTCAAGAATATATGGGGAGGAAGGTTTGCAAAACTTATACTTCCCAAGGCTCTCTAATCTTAAGGATTATTTCCACTTGTGGTCTGATGGCATATATGCCCTAGATAAGCTACTTGCAAAACTttaagaagtagctcaatcggctgggggACTATGCTTCATGAAGcagagatcactagttcaaatctctcattctccctCCCCTTGGGTCAATTacttgcataaaaaaaaaaaaaaataaataaagctacTTGTGAACATAATTAATATACCTGCTCTCCAATCTAGTGCTTTTAGATAAGTTAGCATAAGATCTTTTTTCACTGTGATTTTTTACACAAAGAATTACACAAATGTTCAAATCTACTCTAAATCAACAAAGTTCTATCTCATTGACCTCTGCACTCTGTTTGGAGTCATAATTCCTAACAAAGCATAAGTCAATATGTCTTCTCACTGTTTCCTTTCCACGTGATACTGATGGGCAATAAATGACAGCACCTTGATTCACTTTGACTTTGACTGCACTCTCTGGGctgcattatttttttcatcatcaTGTAGCCGTTCTCTATTTTGTTGCAATCATTTCACTTAACTAACCACTAAGAGAGCAATCTTCTAAGCTGCATTTTTTCTTTCAGCACTACATAGCCTTTCACTATTTCATTGCAGTCAATTTCTCCATACTTGATTCTGTCTCTCTCTATCTTGTTGACTGGATTACGTGCAGGTTCTCAATTTTGTCCAGAAATTTATGGATAATGAAACTGGAGGATGCTCAAGTGCTGAAGCAAAAAACGAGATGGGACATATTAATGAATGCGTGAGAGATATTCCAAAGGCTCCTTCGGATGAGGGCATCTGTAAATTATGTGGTGTGGATAAGGATGTTGAGAATGTTTTGGTGTGTGATATTTGTGATTCAGGGTATCATACATATTGCTTAAATCCACCACTTGCCAAGATTCCTGAAGAAAACTGGTATTGTCCATCCTGTGTTTCTGGTCATTGTATCACTCAAGGATCTTCCCAACATACTGAGGTCATTAGCCGATGCCAGAAAAAGAGAGGTCAAACAAAGTTCAATAACAGAATTCTGGGAACTCTGGCCCATTTAGCAGCTACGATGGAGATGAAGGAGTACTGGGAATACACCATAGAGGAGGTTTGTCCATTGGTACCTTTATATGTCACTTTTGACTGCCTCAATCGAACATGGTTTTTCATTGAGCTGATTGCATATATTAACTTATGCTTTGAGTTTATGCCACCTAAGTCATGTGGCTCTTTGCTCATTGCTTTCTTGACTGACAGTTTGGACTTTTTGAACTCAAATTCCAAAGTATGTAATTAGGATAATCCCTCACTATTATATATCTAGATTTTTGTCTGCATGTCTTGTGTCTGCATTCTGCCAGTTCTGTATTAGAGGAAAATAGAATGATGAGAATTTTCAGATCAAAGACAGTATGATGGTTTAATACTTGATCTTCAGAACCCATATAGTGATCTCTTCTCTGTATGCATTACCTGGAATTCATTTCCAATGTCAGCACATGGTAGATGTTTATGGTCTACTTAAATATGTTGGGTTTCTGAAGGTTGTGTTTACCACATACTGCagtataaatgttatttttcgtGTGTATTAGGTTTATCTAAATCGTTATTGTTTCTATGCTATGTATCACATTTAACTGATTCTGCTTCTGTCTTGGT
This window encodes:
- the LOC132177214 gene encoding methyl-CpG-binding domain-containing protein 9-like isoform X1, whose translation is MELNESQAKPPEEPSRTMPFHIDLNEPPLSAGDLSPAPPSPVKSAGASRGRAVLLDINAAPPSEAEGDECVQSMSSGMHVVRDTSFIGNPLNEFDLLKTYGSVRHIVRSDFKDSVRQRLNFAGNFTETDLGSKLKGRLWASSATPHKIPFQNPSKVYMQELREFIAENHGILGDGWYVEFNHCQNGNKIFPVYCSPDGKKFCSMFDVACHLGLVVDFHSIESEGTSDRFAFVRKRLHLCRRRESLYSRAKNSRKCQETLRSSCGDFSLGIGTDITQACKLESNVRTTQAMPEDNGGYSLKQLQGEFPIQFEDFCILSMGEVDPRPTYHNTSQIWPIGYRSSWHDRITGSLFVCDVLDGGESGPVFKVQRFSCSMQPIPIGSTVIYRQSFDSNNTRSDDSSAFGAIDDEDTDIQMIFLDHCPPRLDHNMLSESGKNSNEVFNFQTMNNLQSESNCLTQSPRKCTVDNSEVIDNIGEFLVEGRSSISVWRRVSQILADACRNVYKQTGLCKFQCKDAFHGMWSSCLLSDSIEASDSLAKFCHLSGPRNIRCCIQSDNELITTCEALVKWLDQDRFGLDTEFVQEIVEKLPGVDACSEYKSLNERGDISKSHTVGSGFLLVKRKNGIQGEKKADCFLKGCKSSWKQVVEKSVMKDCCPPGKPVSLKLPADSIGDVLQSWELLCRFSEVLELEEPLSFNELEGELVNGYSFVSRRALTKVHCSLLKVLLGELQSKVAAFVDPNSDVAESKLRRGRKKDAENLISDKKTMLDMLPINELTWLELARRYILTVLFMDGNLESSGIIGHESYKVLQCLRGDGGLLGGSIAGVAGREPHALLLAEAKKQIFGSAENVDDGLSVEHNKSDASGGCKTPKLNNGEILEWAQALEPVRKLPTNVGARIRKCVYNALEKNPPEWAKKLLEHSICKEVYKGNASGPTKRAVLSLLAEVYGENLRQKPSRKRKSKCVNTLSDAIMKQCRKVLRLAATADKKMVFSSLLAGSLNTSDNDDGGLLQSPSMLSRPLDFGTIDMKLTSGVYGGSHDAFLADIREVWHNIRTACGDQAHLIHLAETLSQKFEVLYEKEVLNFVQKFMDNETGGCSSAEAKNEMGHINECVRDIPKAPSDEGICKLCGVDKDVENVLVCDICDSGYHTYCLNPPLAKIPEENWYCPSCVSGHCITQGSSQHTEVISRCQKKRGQTKFNNRILGTLAHLAATMEMKEYWEYTIEERIILLKFLCDEVLNSAKIREHLEQCTPVSAHLQQRLHSLSSEWRNLMFREDVLAAKLGKENTGMLNGFGKSVTEEVAVVRTNCGKLMGQLLSRSSCISPFSTNIIPMEDGLGWPMPNNSSKQSCWFYSNGSSERHSTTSGNRIVKAVDVECEKNQESFGKNGLISENPLSCMLPSSARDLYSRQNTLPLYVHQRVKDKSSGEDVRRGNFDGRQDLAHGTIDGAMLPYCEHLKGLISSDTINTCVAEHVHDVRMNSGNMFPGYHGMVRPAVNKSQANNLEASFLEKEIAVLQDSIACLESQLQRVSLRKDFLGRDSAGRLYWGFSWPGTSPWVVVDGTMLVQQKKIVEQGTSLPDSSTLRYPSLTGTILGSERVNISSPYVCEHNDSTSISFSWVSFQSDAEIEELIRWLRDSYPRERELLSAILQWQKIRSKDTTTAINCVQDKGQQIMLRPIDSVDSTCLVIRALIILEKKFGACLKSESAIPMKRGWKAEVSFTERMYRCDCLELIWPSRCHCYSCHHSFSTSEELKGHENGMCYSSAPTSVNNKVNDSALKRNGMARSETSQGECSNEIGTSIVAGSAVCEIGFGLNEFPKELACPFDFEEISTKFITKDSTKELVQGIGLIGSNGTPSFVPSTCPYLEDPTLKLEPSSNNEGKRSGDSKNVENQLQQSVEKKMKNSVRQGKFSINSTRRFPRNGIYVEALNLKGSMNERDQSSFLKCKTSGPRFGNCSIIRESSLRHIMGREVQLLRQLKMNLLDMDAALPQEALKPSKAGMDKRCAWRGFVKSAKSILEMVQATIVLEDMIKTEYLRNGWQYWSPPCAAARIATISSLALRICTLDAAVVYEKPLPSISSTEIEKLGSESDIYSLTCSDPTTTPKTNCKLVQKTRSLDLTENGNRNIKPSKRRKDSGG